From Callithrix jacchus isolate 240 chromosome 15, calJac240_pri, whole genome shotgun sequence, one genomic window encodes:
- the DAG1 gene encoding dystroglycan 1, giving the protein MRMSVGLSLLLPVWGRTFLLLLSVAMAQSHWPSEPSEAVRDWENQLEASMHSVLSELHEAIPTVVGIPDGTAVVGRSFRVTIPTDLIASSGDIIKVSAAGKEALPSWLHWDPNSHTLEGLPLDTDKGMHYISVSAARLGANGSHIPQTSSVFSIEVYPEDHSELQSVRTASPDPGEVVSSACAVDEPVTVLTVILDADLTKMTPKQRIDLLHRMRSFSEVELHNMKLVPVVNNRLFDMSAFMAGPGNAKKVVENGALLSWKLGCSLNQNSVPDIRGVEAPAREGAMSAQLGYPVVGWHIANKKPPLPKRVRRQIHATPTPVTAIGPPTTAIQEPPSRIVPTPTSPAIAPPTETMAPPVRDPVPGKPTVTIRTRGAIIQTPTLGPIQPTRVSEASTTVPGQIRPTMTIPGYVEPTAVATPPTTTTKKPRVSTPKPATPSTDSSTTTTRRPTKKPRTPRPVPRVTTKAPITRLETASPPTRIRTTTGGVPRGGELNQRPELKNHIDRVDAWVGTYFEVKIPSDTFYDHEDTTTDKLKLTLKLREQQLVGEKSWVQFNSNSQLMYGLPDSSHVGKHEYFMHATDKGGLSAVDAFEIHVHRRPQGDRAPARFKAKFVGDPAPVLNDIHKKIALVKKLAFAFGDRNCSTITLQNITRGSIVVEWTNNTLPLEPCPKDQIVGLSRRIAEDDGRPRPAFSNALEPDFKATSIGVMGAGSCRHLQFIPVAPPRRVPSEVPPTEVPDRDPEKSSEDDVYLHTVIPAVVVAAILLIAGIIAMICYRKKRKGKLTLEDQATFIKKGVPIIFADELDDSKPPPSSSMPLILQEEKAPLPPPEYPNQSVPETTPLNQDTVGEYTPLQDEDPNAPPYQPPPPFTAPMEGKGSRPKNMTPYRSPPPYVPP; this is encoded by the exons ATGAGGATGTCTGTGGGCCTTTCACTGCTGCTCCCCGTCTGGGGGAGGACCTTTCTCCTTCTGCTCTCTGTGGCCATGGCTCAGTCTCACTGGCCCAGTGAACCCTCAGAGGCCGTCAGGGACTGGGAAAACCAGCTTGAGGCATCCATGCACTCAGTGCTCTCAGAACTTCATGAGGCCATTCCCACAGTGGTTGGCATTCCTGATGGCACAGCCGTCGTTGGGCGCTCATTTCGAGTGACCATTCCAACAGATTTGATTGCCTCCAGTGGAGACATCATCAAG GTATCAGCGGCAGGGAAGGAGGCTTTGCCATCTTGGCTGCACTGGGACCCGAACAGCCACACCCTGGAGGGCCTCCCCCTTGACACTGATAAGGGTATGCATTACATTTCAGTGAGTGCTGCACGGCTGGGAGCCAATGGGAGCCACATCCCCCAGACCTCCAGTGTGTTCTCCATTGAGGTCTACCCCGAAGACCATAGTGAACTGCAGTCCGTGAGGACAGCCTCCCCAGACCCTGGTGAGGTGGTGTCATCTGCCTGTGCTGTGGATGAGCCTGTGACTGTTCTGACAGTGATTTTGGATGCCGACCTCACCAAGATGACCCCAAAACAAAGAATTGACCTCCTGCACAGGATGCGGAGTTTCTCAGAAGTAGAGCTTCACAACATGAAGTTAGTGCCAGTGGTGAATAACAGACTATTTGACATGTCGGCCTTCATGGCCGGCCCAGGAAATGCAAAAAAAGTGGTGGAGAATGGGGCCCTTCTCTCCTGGAAGCTGGGCTGCTCTCTGAACCAGAACAGTGTGCCTGACATTCGTGGTGTGGAGGCCCCTGCCAGGGAGGGTGCTATGTCTGCTCAGCTTGGCTACCCTGTCGTGGGTTGGCACATTGCCAATAAGAAGCCGCCTCTTCCCAAACGAGTCCGGAGGCAGATCCATGCCACACCCACACCTGTCACTGCCATTGGGCCCCCAACCACAGCTATCCAGGAGCCCCCATCCAGGATCGTGCCAACCCCCACATCTCCAGCCATTGCTCCTCCAACAGAGACCATGGCTCCTCCAGTCAGGGATCCTGTTCCTGGGAAACCCACGGTCACCATCCGGACTCGAGGTGCCATTATTCAGACCCCAACCCTTGGCCCCATCCAGCCTACTCGGGTGTCAGAAGCCAGCACCACAGTTCCGGGCCAGATTCGCCCAACAATGACCATTCCTGGCTATGTGGAGCCTACTGCAGTTGCTACCCCTCCCACAACCACTACCAAGAAGCCACGCGTATCCACACCAAAACCAGCAACGCCTTCAACTGACTCCTCCACCACCACGACTCGCAGGCCGACCAAGAAACCACGGACACCCCGGCCCGTGCCCCGGGTTACCACCAAAGCTCCCATCACCAGATTGGAAACTGCCTCACCGCCTACTCGTATTCGCACCACCACCGGCGGAGTGCCCCGTGGCGGAGAACTCAACCAGCGCCCAGAGCTCAAGAACCATATTGACAGGGTAGATGCCTGGGTTGGCACCTACTTTGAGGTGAAGATCCCGTCAGACACTTTCTATGACCATGAGGATACCACCACCGACAAGCTGAAGCTGACCCTGAAGCTGCGGGAGCAGCAGCTGGTGGGCGAGAAGTCCTGGGTACAGTTCAACAGCAACAGCCAGCTCATGTATGGCCTGCCTGACAGTAGCCACGTGGGCAAACACGAGTATTTCATGCACGCCACAGACAAGGGGGGCCTGTCAGCTGTGGATGCCTTTGAGATCCACGTCCATAGGCGCCCCCAAGGGGATAGGGCTCCTGCAAGGTTCAAGGCCAAGTTTGTGGGTGACCCGGCACCGGTGTTGAATGACATCCATAAAAAGATTGCCTTGGTAAAGAAACTGGCCTTCGCCTTTGGGGACCGAAACTGTAGCACAATCACCCTGCAGAATATCACCCGGGGCTCCATCGTGGTGGAATGGACCAACAACACACTGCCTTTGGAGCCCTGCCCCAAGGACCAGATCGTTGGGCTGAGCCGTCGGATTGCTGAGGATGATGGAAGACCTCGGCCTGCCTTCTCCAATGCCCTAGAGCCTGACTTTAAGGCCACAAGCATTGGTGTGATGGGCGCTGGCAGTTGTCGGCATCTACAGTTTATCCCTGTGGCACCACCCAGGAGAGTGCCCTCAGAGGTGCCGCCCACAGAGGTGCCTGACAGGGACCCTGAGAAGAGCAGTGAGGATGATGTCTATCTGCACACAGTCATTCCAGCTGTGGTGGTCGCAGCCATCCTGCTTATTGCTGGCATCATTGCCATGATCTGCTACCGCAAGAAGCGGAAGGGCAAGCTTACCCTTGAGGACCAGGCCACCTTCATCAAGAAGGGGGTGCCTATCATCTTTGCAGACGAACTGGACGACTCCAAGCCCCCACCCTCCTCTAGCATGCCACTCATTCTGCAGGAGGAGAAGGCTCCCCTACCCCCTCCCGAGTACCCCAACCAGAGTGTGCCCGAGACCACTCCTCTGAACCAGGACACCGTGGGAGAGTACACACCCCTGCAGGATGAGGATCCCAATGCGCCTCCCTACCAGCCCCCGCCGCCCTTCACAGCACCCATGGAGGGCAAGGGCTCCCGTCCCAAGAACATGACCCCATACCGGTCACCCCCTCCCTATGTCCCTCCTTAA